The Muntiacus reevesi chromosome 5, mMunRee1.1, whole genome shotgun sequence genome segment AATTGAGGCTAGGAGCAATTGAGAACCAGACCAAGGTCGGTCGCTGGCTAATGAGTGGCACAGAGGAGCTGGGCCACCTGGCCTGACTCCACCCATTCAGTGTCCAGACGAGTCCCCGGACCTCCTGTGACCTGAATGCTCAGAGATACCCTCAGAAGACAGAGTGCTGAAGGTTCCCCCTTGTCCAgcctttattttttcagaaatatcAAGGCCTGAAGCACTAAGCGTGTGGCTTCAAGTCACACAGGGTTGGCTTCACTGGCCTGTGACCTGTGCTGTCCTTTGGGCCCCACACTCAGTAGGGCCCCCACCTCTGCTATCGTTGGCTTGAAATTCCCAATACTTGTTTGAACAAGTGGAGTCCCACACTTTTGTTTTGGATCCCACGCTTTCTTTTTGCACTGGCTCCTGCAAATTGTGTAGCTGGTCCTGGATGCTCAGTGAAATGTTAGTGAGGAAGGAAAGATTTCCACCatccctctctttccttccatGTCAAATTCATCAGCATATCCTGTTGCCTTTTCTTCCAACTCGTATCCTGACACCTTGCATTAGTCTTCCTTTTCACTCAAGCCCTACACCAAGCCCTGGCTCTTGCACTCAGGAGcatggttgtgttccaataaaaccttGTTTGTAAAAGCCAGTGGTGAAGCCAGGTGGGGCCCTGGGGCCATAGTTATCCTGGATTAGTCTATCTCTCAGGATACTTCTGTATCAATTGTTGCATCATTTTCATACAACTGAAAGGATCTCACAACTAATTTGCAGAGAGGGATTGTCCAGCTCAGACTTACTTGCTCAAGTAGAAGGCAAAGACAGGCTCCGAAAAGGCACCTTGGGACCACAAGTTGTCAAAGATGGGCCTGGCACCTGTGAGGCTGATGGAGGGGAAGGCCAAGCCCAGGACGCCATCAAAGGGCATACCATCAAACCCGAATTCCTCCACGCTTAGGCCAAACGACTGATTAAGGCTAACGAAGTTCCCGATCTGTGGGCGAGAAGAGTGTTCCCACATAAACGTTTGTTAAGTGGGTCTAGGCTTGGGCTGATGAAGAAATGTGTTAGCTCTGCAGAGAAGAACTGAGGACGTCCTGTGTCCTTGGTAGACCTCAGATGGTTAGAGCGAGCAGGGAGGGGAATTTGGGTTCCATTTATGTGGGTGCGAGGATTTTAAAACTTCTGCCCCTCTGAATAACACCTTCTGAGTGAGTCAAATTGGCCTCAAGGCTTCTGTACCGGTGGGACAAAGTCAGGCTAGGACCCAGTGGTGCCCCCTTGTGGACAAAATGAGCAAAGAGCAAGAGAGCATTCTGTGGCGTCTCTAAGAACTGATGACAGAAATGGACTGAATTGATGGTAACATATTTTGGATTCTGCATCTGGCCAGAGATACAGAAGTTCGTTATACAATCTTTCTGGCAGGGTTCTTATGAAATTACTGCCTGGGAAATACCCTTTTGGGGggtatctgtgtgtttgtgtgagtgtgtatgagagagagaataAGAGAGAGGGGCGAACTACTCAGGTACTTTGGGGAAGGAAGGCCATAGGTTTTACCAGACTCTCAAAGGCTCCATATTTTGAGAACACACTTATCAGGCCCCCTTACATCTCTGGCCTCCTGCTTATCCGCACTAGATATCTGAAGTTCCTGACCTCACCCAGGGTCCCCCGAtcagttttttcctttccccaaatACCCACCACCAGCTTTGGTCCTGACAAGCCAGCCAGGCTCCACTGCTTACCACAGGTGTGACCTCAGCAAGGCTCTTGctgtctgcacctcagtttcctcatctgtatcatTAGCAAATCAATGCATCTGCTGTATGGGGTGGTTGCAGCTTTCAGCAATTTATTACCATGGCATTGCCTGGCacattctgagaatataaaagcCGGTGCTTTTTCTCCCCCTCTTCTGGCTCCCAGCAAAATGAGCCCTGAGctgctcatgggcagaggagctgtaAGTCCACAACCCAAGCCACTCTCTGGGTTAGCTAATCCATTTGTTTGTGGTTCACTATGAAGACGTCTCCCCAGGGACAGGATCCTGTGGGTCAGATAGCCAAAGTCTATGGGAGTTAGGGTAGGACGGTCCTGCCAGCTGGTCCTGTGTGTGTTTTGTAAGCAGCGGTCACTCCATAGTCATTCCTGACTCAGCTTTTGTTTCCACATTACCCGAACGGTGTCAGAGCCAAGAAATCCGCGAATAAGCCCAGATCCATAGACGAGGGTGACAGGCTGGCCTGCTTTCCTGAAGCTCGAAGAATTTTGAGGATTGAAGGTGCTGAGTGTTTCtgcagacacaagagatgagtgTCAGTCAGGTGCCAAGGGTGGAGAAGGGAGAGTCAGGGCAAGGAAAAGGTGGGTGGGTTGGGGGGTGTTTGTACTCACTACAGGCTGGACTTTCACAAGTGATGGAAGGCACCCACAAGTCAGCTGAGCCTGTGTCAAAGACGACCCGGAACTCCTGAGGGGGTGTTCCAATGGTGATGTTCCCCACGTAGACCATCTATGGGGATCAGGAGGGGTGGGTTAGTGCAGATCTGGCTCCCCTCGATTCCCCCACTGCTGCCTCCCTCTGGGTGTCACATGTCTCCTGAGATCACTTTCCAACCACCATGCAGCTCACAGCCTTTGTTCTCAGAGGACTGATATTTATCTCTGCGCTACACAGTATCTGGGATATTCTCTCTATGACCAGGGGTTGAAAAAGTACCTCCTGCATTCGGAGCCCAGAGTCATaagcactggacctccagggaagtcctggtgccTTCATTTGAGAAGCTCTCTAGTCTCTTCAAACCCAGCCTGAGCATCTCCTTCTGCAGGAGGTCCTCCTTGATCAATCCCAGCCACTCCCTCCAAACTCAGACCACATCCAATCAACACCACACAGGTGACCCTTTCATTTGACATATATTTACTCTTTGCCTTTCTCTCAGGCTAGCCTGCACAATCTTGAAGACAAAATATGCCCTTTTTTGTGATCTAAGAAGAATAACCACATTGTCAGATTCTTATGCCTTACATGGATTAGGTAGTCAGTGACTTTTTACTGCTGTGATTCTTGCATCTGTGGAAGCTGAATTCTTTTGCCTGGGGATTCACTCTTGCTTTGCAGTTGGCTTTATCCGTTGACCAGAGATGGCTCACCTTTCATCTGTAACTGAGTGGCTCACCTATTTTCGAAGGTACAATCTCCCTCAGACTAACGACACATCTTTGACACAGAAATGAATGTTTACCTGCCACCTGGTCATTGCTGGGCCAGTCACCACAGACCAAGAGTTGAGGATGAGAATGCCTTCTCCTCTGGAGTGGGGTCCCTGTTGCCCAGTGTTTCTGCCTCCTGCAGGAGCCCCAGCCCCAACTTCCCCCCTGCCACCACCAGAAGAGGTAGCAGTGCCAGCCCAGAGCACCAGGGGGCGATGAGGAGAGCCATCCTCCCAACAAACTCACATCCAGAAAGTTCCTCAGGGGGTGAGTGGCTATGTTGGTGTCTCTCTTGGACAGTCTGTAAGCTTGTTCCTCCAGGAAAttgttcagtaattttttttccctcagggtTTCTCGCAAGGTCTTCACTTTCCTTAGAGGCAAACTTTCACCGAGGATtaggaaagaaacaaaggagaagatGCGATTAGCTGTCCGTGTTAAGGTATAACTGTCATTGTAATGGCACTGTGGATTTTCCAGCGTTTTAATGAGTGTCACCTTATTATCGGAATGCCATCCAAATGCCATTTCAAAGATGTAGGTTTGAATACAGGTTGTGTTGTGTAACATTGTGTAAGACCATTTGGACTCTCAGCTTACTCCTGGGTAAAAGGGTGGAATGTAATGATTACCACCCTCCAGATAGAAAATTTAGGAGATAAGTGAAGTGATGGATATAATGTACCTGAGGTATAGTAAATGTCAACAATGACAGCCATTAGTATTACTATTGCCATCCCACTGTATCCTTCTCAAGGAAGCTCAGGGAGGAAGGTGCTAGAAGAGGATTATTATCCTATTTTTACAGGGAAGGAATCTGAAATTCAAGGAGTTTGTGACTTGGCTCTGGTCACACTGCTTGTCAGATGTACAACAGCGTAGAAGTAGCTCTCCCAATCTTTCTCCAAGTAGAAACAGAACAGAGGGTTAAGAGAAGAATCCAGGAGATAGGAAACAATTTAGAGAAATTAAGAGGCTAAAGAAGCAAGGATGAGTCAAATTGAAAaactaaaagaagagaaaacaacacGGAGAGATCTGCACTCACAGAGACTtccaaagagatggagagataagtgagagagacacagagatgcagacatagacatatacacactgaagtagagagagaacagagaggagacctagaataaaatgtagaaaaacGCTACTCCACAGGACCACACATATATCTGTACAAGTTGTGCACTAAACAATTGCAATGAGTTCCATTTTCTGCAGGTCACCACAtgatggggtcccaagagttgtgcaaccatgcAAAGCTACACCTTGACCCTTGGGACCCACAGTTTCTATAGCAaggtgcatgcctgtgtgctaagctgcttcaatcCTGTCCAGCTCTATATGACCCTATGGacctcagcctgccaggctcctctgtccatgggattgtccaggcaagaatattggagtgggttgccatgtccttctccaggggatcttcccgacccagggctccaacctgcatctcttacatctcccacaTTTGCACgggggtcctttaccactagcaccacctgggaagcccaaggctaAAGAAGCAAGGGTAGGTACCTATTGCAGGGTATTTATCAATAAGTAAGAGTTGCACTTTAAGACTATCAGGGAAATGTTCCATTTCTTTCTAACCCAGAAAGGAAGATGATGCGGCTTACAGTCCCCATACTTACATGAGTATGCACTCTGAGAGGGCCACCAGCCCGAGGAGCACAAGCCACTTCATGCTTCTTTCCTGGCTCCAAGTACTCAGGGAAGCTTTCGTTCTTTAGCATGCAGTGGTGACCAGGAGCTTCTGGTTATATGTGCTCCAACCTGCCCTAATTGTCCCCTTTAGGCCACTAATGGATCTGATAAAAATACAAAGCTCTTGAtaaaatttttatcttcattCTTGACCTTGGGGAATGGTCTTAGAAAATTCTCAGAATTCAGAGAATTCTACTGTGATCTCTTCCTTGAGGCTTGGCTGGAAAACCAAAGTGAACCGCATGGACATCTAAGGCATGGAGAAACTTGCCATCGTGGAGAAAATTACTGCTAAGAACACCATAAAAATCAATACTAGGGGCCATGCTAGACATTCATGATCTCCTGTGGTCTGCCTAGCAACTTCATGAGGTATGGTTTGCTGTCCTCGTTGGAGAACTGATTGCTAGAGGAAAAGAGGTCAAATGGAAAAGTGAAGACTTCAGAGGCAGCCCAGAGACATATGAGTGGCTTTAGGAAGTGGGTGTAAGAAAAGTTTAGGAATCCACATGGAGAAGCGAAAACTGGGATAATTTTAGCACTCCACTCTTTAATTAGAAcaaattaaatgtataaaaagtaaatgcaaagcagaaaaagagacacagatgtacacaacaaacttttggactctgtgggagaaggggacggtgGGATgttatgagagaatagcatcgaaacaagtacagtatcaagggtgaaacagatcaccagcccaggttggaggcattagacaaatgctcagggctggttcactgagaagacccagagggatgggatgggaagggaggtgggggggtggggatcgggatggggaagacatgtaaatccatggctgattcatatcaatgtatgacaaaaaccactacccTATTactatattatcattattatataattgtatatattatatttatatataatatatatattatttaatataaatatatattttatatgttatatattatatttatatattatataatattatatattattattactatattaatttaattattaattaactttaattaaatataacatataatatatagtatataatatatataattgttatataatattaatattaatatattttattcatattatagataataatattatacatattatatataataaatatatatttatatatatttatatctatgtttatatattattatgtataattattatatatactatatgctaTAATTATAATTATGGTAATATAATACTATATTGCTAATAATACTAAGTAAactaattagtctccaactaataaaaacaaataaaaaaaagaaaaaagagtcagaaattCAAACTACTAAGAGACAACATCTCATTTGTCTCTGTGACAGATTGCTAGGGTACTAACACCATTTTGAGagctgagaaaggaaaataatcatcAATATTTACGCCATATTTTTTGTATGTATCATATTCCATGTAGCCAGAAGTAGTTTAaagaatcttatttttattgaagagtTCCAGAAGTTGAAACAGAAGGAGTGGTAGAAACAGGAAAGCACTATTTTGCAGCATCCTCGGGAAACAATGGATCTGGCAAAGGTCATCAATGGATGCTGAAACCATGCGTGAAATGTAGAAAGGGGAGCATACAATGGATGCATGAAGCTGGCAGCATCAGGATCCAATGCATTTCAGCATCTCTCAAAGTGAGGCATCTAGAAATACTGAGACTCCTTAAGTATCACCTTAAGATATATATATCTGCATATGaaatattacaataaaaaattttgaacTCGTCTAGATCTACCTACCAGTCTCCAGGGAAAAACACATCAAGATACAGAGAAGCAATCCTCTAAACCTACAATCCCCCACCTTTTGTCACAAGGGGCTGGAttcctggaagacaatttttccacaaaaATTGGTAGGGAAATGATTTCGGGATGATTGAAGGATCTTTcacttattgtgcactttatttcttttattactacATTGTGAtatgtaatgaaataattatacagagcatcataatgcagaatcagtgggagccctgagcttgttttcctaAAACGAGACTGTCCCATATCTGGGTGATGGGAGAGTGATTGGGAGTAGCTGTAAATACACATGAAGCCCCACTCACGGgcctgctgctcacctcctgctctgcAACCCGATTCTCAATAGACCAAGAGATGGTATTGGTCCTGCTGCCAGTGTTGTGGATCCCTGCTCTAAATCCTATTCTTGGGACATTCTGTAAGACAAACCATGTCACTTCCTCCCAGttgttgaacaaataaatggcTTTAAAATCGGGAGAGAGAGAGTTATTTAGTCTTAAAAGAGAACAACTTAAAAGTGAAACATATGAGTACGTTCtttcaataaactgtgaaaagacACCAGAGAATTTAGAGAATCAGGGAAATTTGAACATGGGCTGGATATTAGATGTTAATTTTATTTGGAACAAAATACATTGTGGTTATCTATATTTTGTGAGATGGTAACCTTTTCCTTAAAATACTTCAGCAGAGATGaataaatagcaaaagaaaaagaaattaaatgaggGTCTGTCTTGACTTGAAAAGAGATCTGCATAGTTGCTATAGATTGAATTCTGTTGCCCACAATTCAGATGTTGAATCCTTAAGTCCAGATGTGATGATATTAGGAGGTAgggtctttgggaggtaattaagtTGATATGGGTTTCTGATGGTGGGGTCCTCATGATGGCATTAAATGCTTCcccctttttctctcttattctccCTCTTCCTACATCCCGTCCCCTACCACACATAAGAtcatagaaagaagagaaatgatgtAAGTCAAGAAGTGTATCTTCACCAGAAACCTGACTGTCCACCACCTTGACTTGCACTTCTACTCTCTGTTCTATGACAACCTGTGGGACTCAGAAGTTAGTTTTGTAGTTCTTGATGCCAAATGATGAAATACAGTGTTGGTGATACTATTCTTACTTATTTATATTATGTTTGACATCATTTTGTAATAAATTCCCAAAAGGTGCATTTTGAAGGCTCTCTCTTAGTGGTACTTTGCAGTGCCCAAGAAAAGCAGATTCAGGCAGGCCCCCCAATAAATGAGTGGTTGGAGACCCACTTGCTCTTTATCCAGCTCTTCGGTCATCTGATTCCCATCCTCCACACCCGACAACCCCACGCACAGCCCCATCTGCACACCATGGCTAACCTCCTTGTTCATCCAGCTGGAGACTCTAATGAGCCAGGTCAGGGACTGGAGGTGGAAGGAATGGGGACGTTTTTAGAAAGAATGAACTGGGCAGCCCCCTTCCTGGTTTTCTCTTCCTTAGTGTCATCTGCAGGTGAGGTAGAGGGCCTGGGTATGGAGGGAGCCACTAGTGGGGCTCTGGGGACATtaggaaggaaagggaggaggagtTCATAACCCAGGAACCAAGACGTGGGCAGATTGCTCAGCAtccaggagggaggaaagaagcacTGGGAAAACAATGGTGTCAACCACACACAGGGCCAAATCCACCCAAGTGTTCTGGGTAACCTTACTGGAGGTCATGATCTTCTTGCTGGAATTCCTGATCTGGACATGAAGAGGGTAGAGTCGCACTCACTGTAAATGAGTCATGGGGAGAGGGACAGATTCCCCCAAGGGCCCTTTCATTCCACTCTATGGGAATCATCCCAAACTGGGCAGCAAAATGGCAGCTCATCCAagcatttaaaatacttcctaaTTTATCTAAGCGTCCTGGCAGGTGTTGTGCCCAGAGTTCCTTTCAGAGAGCCAATTCATCAGCCCAACTCGGGTTTCTGCAGAGGAATCTACAACCTTCCCAGTTGGTAACTTCTGACTTATAGCTACCTGATCTCATCCCACAGAACACAAATGGTGGCAAGTTCCAGGGGGCAAGGCCTCTAAGGTCCTCCATCTCACAGCAGCTGTGTGGCAAATAGTCTTCCACTCCCAGTCCTGAGTCCAGGATCCATGGATATCACCAGGCAGTCACGGAACCCTGCCTACTAGATGCAGACTCAGAATCCTTGGCAACACGTACCTCTGAGTCACTTGTCCACTGATTGACATTGAGCTTCAGTCTGGAACAAGTGATCTGGAGCAAGTCCAGTCTCCCTCATCCAAGAGATGGGAAACTGAATCCTGGGGTGTATGAATCACTCAAAAACTGCAGGTAGGTTAGTGAAGACCAGGCAACCAGGACCTCTGGTTCTCAGGCTAGGAGACCTCCAGGAGGGGAAAGATGAGAGAAATCTCAATTGCATCCACTGCTAGGCAGCTCTCAGAGGTCTACAGGCACCAGAGTGGAAGTTCCTTTCCCACTGTCCCTCAAGTCTGGTTGTGATTCTATCAGAAGACCTGCCTTCTTGTAGCAGCGGGAATGCACTATTGGGAGCTGGTTCTGCTAGGTTCCAGGCACAGTGGGGAGGCCCTAGCTGGAGTGTCCCCAGGAAGCAGTCATGCAGATGGTGCCTGACTCACTCCCAGCTCTGCAGGCCCAGAGCTTCCGCTCCTCATTCACACAACACCAACACTTGGGACACTGGGGCACATAGACCTGCATTCACAGCAAGCAGCATTCCATGTTCAGCCCTCTGAGAACTTAGACGCAGTGTCTTACTCTTTTTTCAGGGAACCCCAGGCTGAGTGAAGTTTGGATTGAGACAAGCCTGTAATCAAGGAGCTTGTTCCCTCTTTGATGCTCAAAAAAGATCTTGGAGGTTTGAATGTCTTGAGAGGGGGTGAACCAGTCATGTTCGTGGGGGACTTTGCTTTATAGAACTGGTTGGAGAAAAAGGACAGACACTCAGGACAAGGTTGGACATCTCTGGGTCTCAGCTGGTTGTGAGTTGAGTTCCAGCCACCAGACTTCAGGGTCAGGTGTTGAAGTTATTCACAAGCCACCTTCAGAGAAGGAACAGGAGAAAGATTTTGCCCAGAGAGCCGTGTAGTCAGCTGACCAGAGGATCACACAGGGCAAGATGGGACAAGAGGTTTTGTTTGTCTCTTGGCTCTATCCGTTCCCTGGAGTTTCTACCCCTGAGGACAAGCACACAGAGATAACCAGAGTCACTGGTGATGCCCCTGGGAACGGATGCCCCTGGTGATAACCAGCCTGTGTAATTAGCCCTGGGCCCAGGGCTGACTCAGCGCTCTGACAGCACCAGGGTCTCCCTTCTGGGAAGCATGAGATGGTTCGTTGCTGCTAACTCACAAGCGAAGTATGTAACGAGGTCCTGGTTGGTGACTTGTGCCCAAGTTCCAAGGATTAAAGCTATATTGGAAGTGGAAAAGTAGCCATTCATTAAGCTTGATTACCTTGGGCCTTTACAGTGACTATTTCTCACATCTAGAATGTTTTTCTCCCAGCTTTTTGCATTGCTGGCTTCTTCTCAGCATTTAGCATCAACTCAAATGTGTCTCCCTCAGGCAGGCCTTCCCTGGGCACTCTTATCTCACAAGCACAGAGCCTGATCCATTCAAAGAGCCCATAGACACTGACTGCATCTCCCTCTGCCTTTCATGGGCACATTTAGAGCTTGCAAATATTGAAAGCAGTTGGCGTTGGGCTCCTCTCGCTAGTGGTTCAGACTTGGTTCTAGATCATCCCTGATTATATGCACCTCCAAGACCCAAACAGAGGCACCCATTTGTTTTAGCACCACTAAGAGTGAAACTTTTTATTCTTCACTGAGACTGGGGTTTGCAGAGCACCAAACACAGTTCATCAGCATCACTGTGCAGAAGTGCCCTAGTGAGAGCGAGTGTGTGTTGGGAGAGGCCTGACTGATTTCTGAACCAGTCCAAGCATTTACACTGCCGGAGCCAGGCCAATCCTGTCATTTCCTTGATCATAAACAGAGAAATGCAGCCACAGGAAGACATCACCCAGGATCCAGGTCTTTGAGTTGTTACCTTCCTCTGTGCCACCTTGAAAGGTGCTAAAACAGTTGCCTCGAGAATCCTGGGGGAGTCAGAGACACACACCAGTCAGCCTGAGCCCTTACCTACAGCTGCTCTCGATATCCAGACTCAGCACACTTCTTGGTTTTATTGTCCTCTTTTGGTAAAGTATCCGGTGATTTTCTCAGCAGCTGGGGATGTGAGGGTTCATCCAAAAACGAAAAGAGCCAAGACATGTGGTTGCCATATAgcccgggagttggggatgggagGATGGGAAATTTGGGATTATCAGAAGCAAAGCAATACACAGAGGACTCATAAACGACAAagtcctagtgtatagcacaaggaactatattcaatattcattGATAGAActgtaatgaaaagaaaagaaaaagaatatatatttttgtatgtgtgtaactgagtcagtTTGCTGTGCAACAGAAGTGTAGGCAACACTGAAGATCAGCCACACTTCAATCCAATTGTTCAGAAAAGAGCAAGAGTGTCCCACAGTCCTCCTCACTCTGTTTCTTTCCCTCTGAATCCTGGCCCATGCTTTCTCTGCacagaatgctggttcttctcCTGCATACCCACAATatgttttgtttcacttttacttttgttttggagtatagctaattaacaatattttgagttttaggtggacaggaaagggactcagtcatacatatccATGGATTCTTGTTCCAAAgacacccctcccatccaggctgccacatagcattgagcagagttctctgtcctACTCAGTAGCTTGTGACTTgttatccatcttaaatacaTTCATAGCAGTGCTCACAACACATTCTTTAAGACTTTGCTCAGGCCCTCTGGGGAGATTCCTTGGACCCGCACTCACCCTCTTGGCCACTCCAGGCTTGGATTGGTGAATTACTCTGGTGCTCCACCCCCACTGGTTGGTCCGTAGCCCTCATCACCACTGATCTGCTCCCAACGCCCATTTGAGAGGACCTTGGGATGCCATTTCCATGGAATGCAGTGTAAATTAGCCTAGACCCAAGCAGGTCTCCTTATGGCTCCATGAACTGCGGGGTTAGAATTACTGGAATTCCCTCTCTTCCTCAAACCCCTCTTTGAGCCCATCAGCTGCTCTGAACTCTCATTGGGAGCTGACATGAAGCCACTGTCCTGTGTTGGGGCTGAGCAGTCACTGTGCACCCTTTATTCACCTTAGCATCCAATTTTCCACCGAGGGGACTTGTACTCTAACTCACAGAAGGGAAACTGGGCTTAGCAAGGGGAAGTTGCAGCCAGGAACTAGTGTAACCAGGCAACTTATCATTAAAACC includes the following:
- the LOC136168792 gene encoding pregnancy-associated glycoprotein 2-like: MKWLVLLGLVALSECILILPLRKVKTLRETLREKKLLNNFLEEQAYRLSKRDTNIATHPLRNFLDMVYVGNITIGTPPQEFRVVFDTGSADLWVPSITCESPACKTLSTFNPQNSSSFRKAGQPVTLVYGSGLIRGFLGSDTVRIGNFVSLNQSFGLSVEEFGFDGMPFDGVLGLAFPSISLTGARPIFDNLWSQGAFSEPVFAFYLSKSKPEGSVVMFGGVDHRYYKGELNWVPVSHKRHWQISMNRTTMNGEVVACSRGCHATLNTGTSVIYGPKEMVTNIHKVMKAKPKDSQYVVSCDAVNTLPPVIFNINGIDYPLPPQAYIIKVKNSCLSAFRGGLEALSPDTWVLGDVFLRQYFSVFDRENERIGLAPAV